Genomic segment of Pithys albifrons albifrons isolate INPA30051 chromosome 28, PitAlb_v1, whole genome shotgun sequence:
TTCCCCAAAAAAAGGGATAATGATGCTTTTGGGATAAATTCCCAGGCAATGGGAATTCTGGGGTCGACTTCAACTGAGTCCTGGCCactcttttcccttttatccagatttatttctttccatccTTGGTGTTTTTGGAGCTGCAGAGTCAGGTTGGGGAATTCACCTTAAATCCAGGGCCAAACagatccagcagctcctggaattATTCCAGGGCTTATTCCAGGGTGTGAAACTATTCCAGGGCGTGATATCATTCCAAGGccactttgtttttaattccacAAGGGAAAAGGTTGGATGTGCAGCTCCCTGGATTCCTCCAGCCCCCAGATTTTCAGGGGAGGGTTGTTGggatctgattttttttagcaGAATTTGGGGATTTTGAGGAGATTTGAAAGCTCAAGGACAATCAGATTCCCTCCAGGAAAGGGAATCCTCTCCCAAATCCCCTTTTTGCCCAAACATCAGAGGGTTGCAGCCCCGAATTTTGCCTCAGGGGgagttttttgtggttttctccCAGATGGAAGTCCCACATTTGGTGGGTTTGTGCTGGGAGCTCCTGGGAGAGAAGTCCCCGCGGAGGGAGTGACCCCAGAGGGGGGTGAATCCCACCAGCTGCCAACCCACCATGGCACAGAGGGGTCAGAGCAGTCCTGGGGGTGCCAACACACCCTGGGGGCAAAGCAGGACCTGCTTGGTGCTCCAAATATCTCCATCCATCTCTTCCCACCATCCTCGTGGAATTCCGGGTGTGGTGAAGAGCTGGGACAGTCTTTCcatctgtgcctcagtttctccatcCCCATTTCCCAAAGTTTTGTGTCTGCCTTGGAAGGGAGAAGCCaaaccaaccccctgcagcgctccaggctgggcacagagtggctggagagcagccaggcagagggacctggggggactgagggacaggaagctcaacaggagccaccagtgtgcccaggtggccaagaaggccaaggggatcctggcctggatccaaactagcgtggccagcaggcccagggcagtgacccttcccctggactctgccttggggaggccacaccttgagtgttgtgttcagttctgggcccctcagttgaggcaagagattgaggggctggagcggggccagagaagagcaacgaggctggagaagggactggatgtggcactgagtgtcctctgaaacacctccagggacagagaatccaccaggtcttgatccaaccccactgggatcagcagcccagggcactcagtgccagagtgatcccagtggggttggatcaagggttggacttgatgatctcagaggtctcttccaacccaagtgagaagagcaacgaggctggagaagggagtggagcacaagtgctgtggggagaggctgagggagctgggggtgttcagcctggagaagaggaggctcagaggtgacctcagcactgtctggaactgcctgaagggaagttctggccaggtgggggttggtctcttctcccaggcactcagcaatagggtCTGTGGGGTTCTAtggggggtccatgggggtctATAGGGGATCTATAGGGGTGTGTGAGGGTCTATGGGGTGCATGGGGGTCTATGAGCATCTATAGGAGAACTATGGGGGGGTCTTTGGGGAGTCTGTGGGGGTGTATGGGGGGTCTATAGGATTCTATGGAGTATCTATAGGGGGTGTGAGCATCtatggggtctctggggatctctcgGGGGTCTAtagggggtctgtggggggtctaTAGGGGATCTATAGGGGTGTGTGAGGGTCTATGGGGTGCATGGGGGTCTATGAGCATCTTTAGGAGATCTATGGGGgatctatggggggtctatggggggtctgtggggagTCTGAGGGCATGTATGGGGGGTCTATAGGATTCCATAGGGTATCTGTAGGGGGTGTGAAGATCTGTGGGGTTCAATAGGGGTCTATGAGGGGTCTATGGGATTCTATAGGGCTCTATAGGGGTGTGTGAGGATCTATGGGGTGTATGGGGGGTCTATAGAATTCTATAGGGTATCTATAGAGGGTGTGAGGATCTGTGGGGTCCATGGGAGACTATGGGGGGTCTAtagggggtctgtggggggtctCTAGGGTATCTATAGGGGGTGTGAGGATCTGTggtgtctctggggggtctATAGGGGGTCTGTTGGGGGTCTATAGAGGGTCTATGGGGGATCTATAGGGGGGTGTGAGGTTCTATGGGGTGTATGGGGGTCTATGAGcatctatggggggtctatgggatTCTCTAGGGCTCTATAGGGGTGTGTGAGGATCTATGGGGtgtatgggggtctatgggatTCTGTagggggtgtgtgagcatctatggggggctatggggggtctgtgggattctaTAAGgccccagacactcagcaataggacaagggggcacgatgggctcaagctctgccaggggaaattgaagttggagatcagaaggaaattctttgcagagagagtgctcagggattggaatgggctgcccagagagggggtggattccccatccctggaggtttttcagctgagcttggccgtggcactgagtgccatgatctggtaaagggactggagttggaccaagggttggactggatcatcttggagctcttttccaacccaatccattctgtggatgtggcactgagtgagaatccaccacgtcttgatccaaccctactgtgatcaccagcccagggcacggagtgagaaaccaccatgtcttgatccaccatgtcttgatccaaccctactgtgatcaccagcccagggcacggagtgccctgggctggtgatcacagtggggttggatcaagggttggacttgatgatcttggagatcttctccaacccaatccattctgtgattctgtgattctaagttGTTGGAATTACTCTGCTCCCCACTAACACCAAAAGAACCCCCTGGGAATTCGGGTCATGGAGCCCTTCCCAAGGCTCAGGAGGGTCTGGGCAGTGTGTTTGTCACTCAGTGTCACTGCTCTCCCTTGGCACCAACCCACTTGAAGTCCAACAGCTGCCAACTTGCCCTCTGtgcctcccatccctccttccaAGAGGGATTTTCCCCTTCATCCCACAAACCTCAGCACCCCAACacccccaaacctccctggcTCAACCCAGAATGGGGGGAAAACTGGGGAACTCCAACCCCCTCTTTGTTAAATCCCCATGAAGGGTGTCCCCAAGTGTGGGCTGATTGCTCCATGAATCCCCCCCAAAAAGAGGGATAATGATGCttttccatcctcctcctcctccccaggccTGCGAGAGGGACCCTCAGTGTGGCAGCGGGACCTGCTGTGCCGTGAGCCTCTggctgagggggctgagggTCTGCAcccccctggggcaggagggggacGAGTGCCACCCCTTCAGCCACAAGGTACCACCTGGGAGGGGGGGACAAGGTCTGGGAAGGGGACTCTGAGCTCCTCTGGTGGTGGGGAAAGCTCCATAAACCCCTGGGATGCAGAAGGGGTTGGTGTTGGGGAGTTGGGAGAGGGGTTttccagggaggaggaggagctgggagtggAGCTGGGAGAGGGTCAGGATGCCAGCACTGCTTCTGGATCATGATATTCCAAGGAAGAAGtggtgagggaggggagagcCAGCTGGGAGAGAGTCAGGATAGCAGCACTGCTTCTGGATCATGATATTCCAAGGAAGAAGtggtgagggaggggagagcCAGCTGGGAGAGGGTCAGGATGGCAGCACTGCTTCTGGATCATGATATTCCAAGGAAGAAGtggtgagggaggggagagcCAACTGGGAGAGGGTCAGGATGCCAGCACTGCTTCTGGATCATGATATTCCAAGGAAGAAGtggtgagggaggggagagcCAGCTGGGAGAGGGTCAGGATACCAGCACTGCTTCTGGATCATGATATTCCAAGGAAGAAGtggtgagggaggggagagcCAGCTGGGAGAGGGTCAGGATACCAGCACTGCTTCTGGATCATGATATTCCAAGGAAGAAGtggtgagggaggggagagcCAGCTGGGATGGGGGTGGTACCTGGGCCTGCCCATCTCCATCTTTTCTTCCCACTGCCCTGAACTCTGGGATGGAGAGGAGCAgttggggtggatttggggtgaGGTTCTGGGCAGCatccctgagctggagcagctgcttcaGCCTCTACATTATTCTGGCTAATTCTCTGCCTGTCCACACCACCCTAAAtcctggaatcatggaatggtttgggtgggaagggaccttaaaactcatttctgccatgggctggggcacctcctgccagcccaggctgctcagagctccatccaacctggccctggtCCCTGAGGAACTCTCTGGACCTTGACTGGGAGCTGGGATTGAGCCACCAGCCCGTTCCTttggcagcacagcacaaacCACATCGCTCCATACTGAGCTAGAAATGCTCTGCTGAGCTTGAAGCAGCCGAGTTAAACCCTCAGagctttcccagctctgtgatTTGTGCTGGATAAGACCCCCCAGCACACTGGGATTAGCCCAAAGCTCGGGGCTCCTGcagtcccagctccaggaggatTAACAGCAGCATCCCAGCCTCGGGAAGAGCATCCCTGTATTGATTTAACACTCCAGGAGCAGAATTTACTgacactgcagctcctgctggcacaAGGAAAGGCTTCAGAGGGATCACACATTCATTTCAGGCACATCCCTGTTAAACCTCAGGGATTTTCTCGGGTCTTTGGGCTCATTCATCATTTCTGAGGCCGTGACATCACCTTTCCCTCACTTTCCTCTGCAGGTGCCTTTCCTTGGGAAGCGCCAGCACCACACCTGCCCCTGTCTGCCccacctgctctgctccaggttCCTCGGCAGCCGCTTCCGCTGCTCCAGCGACTTCAAGAACATCGATTTTTAGGGGGGCTCTCCCTAAAAACTCACCCATGACCCCCCAGCACCCGTGTCTTGCCCTCTCCCACCGCTGGCAGGTGCCCAGAGAGCACCAGGCAGCCTCAAAAGTCTTTTTCTGGGGTGGACAGGGTTATTTTGAGCTACTTTTTGAGGGGGAAAACTGAGGTCAAGCTGCTCCAACATGTGGCTCAGCAAAGCCCTGTCCCAACCAAGCTCTGTCCCAGCAAAGCCCTGTCCCAACaaagccctgtcccagcccagctctgtcccagcaaagctctgtcccagcaaagctccatcccagccaagCTCCGTCCCAGCAAAGCTCTTCCCCAGCCAAGATCTGCCCCAGCCAAGCTCTGTCCCAGCAAAGCTCCATCCCAACAAAGCTCCGTCCCAACAAagctctgccccagcaaagctctgtcccagcCAAGCCCTGTCCtagcccagctctgtcccagccaaGCTCTGTCCCAGCCAAGCTCTGTCCCAGCCAAGCTCTGTCCCAGCAAAGCTCCATCCCAACAAAGCTCCGTCCCAGCAAAGCTCTTCCCCAGCCAAGATCTGCCCCAGCCAAGCTCTGTCCCAGCaaagctccatcccagccaagCTCcgtcccagcccagctctgccccagcaaaACTCCGTCccagcaaagctctgtcccagcCAAGCTCTgttccagcccagctctgtcccagccaaGCTCTGTCCTAgcaaagctctgtcccagcaaagctctgcCCCAACCAAGCTCTGTCCCAACAAAGCTCTGTCCCAACAAAGCTTCATTCCAACAAAGCTCCAGCCCAACAAAGCTTCATTCCAAcaaagctctgtcccagcaAAGTTCTGTCCCAACcaagctctgccccagcccagctttgccccagcccagctctatCCCTGCCAAGCTCTGTccaagcccagctctgtcccagcaaagctctgtcccagcaaagctctgtcccaacaaagctccagcccagcccagctctatccaagcccagctctgtcccagcccagctctgccccaacAAAGCTCTACCccagcaaagctctgtcccagcCAAGCCCTGTCACAGCAAAGCTCCATCCCAGGAAAGCTCcgtcccagcccagctctgttcTAGCCAagctctgtcccagcccagctctgtcccaaCAAAGCtctagcccagcccagctctgtagcagcccagctctgtcctaGCAAcactccatcccagcccagctctaTCCCAGCAAAACTCCGTCACAGCAAAGCTCCGTCccagcaaagctctgtcccAACAAAGCTCTGTCCCAGAAAAGCTCCATcgcagcccagctctgtcccagcccagctctgtcccagcaaagctccatcccagccaagCTCTGCCTCAGCCCAACTCTGTCCCAGCCAAGGTCTGTCCCAGCCAAGGTCTGTCCCAGCAAAGCTCTATCCCAGCAAAGCTCCGTCCCAACaaagctccagcccagcccagctctgtcccagccaaGCTCTATCCCAGCCCAGCtttgccccagcccagctctatCCCTGCCAAGCTCTGTccaagcccagctctgtccaagccaagctctgtccaagcccagctctgccctagcaaagctctgtcccagcccagctctgtccaagccaagctctgccccagcccagctctatCCCTGCCAAGCTCTGTccaagcccagctctgtccaagccaagctctgtccaagcccagctctgccctagcaaagctctgtcccagcccagctctgtccaaGCCAAGCTCTGCCCAAGCCCAGCTCTATCCAagctcagctctgtcccagcccagctctgtcccagcccagctttgccccagcccagctctatcccagcccagctctatcccagcccagctctgtcccagcccagctttgccccagcccagctctatCCCTGCCAagctctgtcccagcccagctttgccccagcccagctctgtcccaacaaagctccagcccagcccagctctgtcccagcaaagctctgtcccagcccagctttgccccagcccagctttgccccagcccagctctatcccagcccagctctgtcccagccaaGCTCTGTCCAAGCCCAGCTCTATCCCAGCCCAGCTCTATCCCAGCCCAGCtttgccccagcccagctctatcccagcccagctttgccccagcccagctctgtcccaacaaagctccagcccagcccagctctgtcccagcccagctctgtccatGGGATTTGGTGGAATTCCAAGGGCTTTGGTGGGTCCTGTTGTGTTTAATGGGGTTGAGCTTGGTGGGATTTAGTGGATTTGGGTGGGATTTGGTGGGTTTTAGTGGAGTTTTGGTGGGGCTTGGTAGgatttggttgggtttggtggATTTTGGTGCTGACCCATCACCTGTTTCTGTTCCTCAAGTGTGGCTGTGGCAGATCCTGGTGGGATTTGGTGTTTGAGGCTCAGCAAAAGCTTCCCTGCACTTGTTCTTCCCCTCAAAAATCCATGGATTTGGTGAAAATAAACCAGTGAAACAACCAGcttgattttatttgaattttttttttgtcttgaacATCAGaatttttgggttttatttacAAGAGAAAATTCCTGGAGCACCTGCCCAGGTGGGTGGATTTGTAGTACCatcccctggcactgggaataccacaaaaaaacccctggaaaTGGATCCCAGAGCAATagagaggcaggaaaagccaatgaaaaccccaaaataattaataaaaccgttaaaatatataattttatggtttgagtttgttttattaatttattttatttcattaggGTCTCCCCACCTGCTTGGGAATGGGCAGAAGGGGCTCTGAGTGGGggatttttccttaatttttagACATCTACCAATGGAAAATATTGCAAAGCATTTTCTCCCAGGAGAAACAACTACAAGAAATGAAACAACTTGACAGATTCTTACCCATCCTCAGTTCCCACTCTGGGGGAACTCCCAAACCTTCCTGGAGGGAATGACCAAACTCCTGATGCTTTAAAGTTTAATGGGAAATCACTGAATTTTGGCACAAATGGAGGGACATTCCCATTAAAAGACCAAACTCTGCTTGACTTTATATTGTAAATTGAAGGAGTCAGGAGATGTCCATAACAAAGGTGATGGAGAAGGTCCCTTTCCTTCATCACTGGAGGGTTTTTCCTGCagctaataataaaaaaagaacttttaaacTGCTTTCCAAGTGCATTTAGGGCAGCAAAACCtggaaaatatccttttttttttttcccctagaggTGCAAACCTCCCCCCAGGggcaaaagcagcaaagcaccagctctgccctcccacagGGATGGGGGTAAAGTCAACACAACCTTGAAATGGGGAACACCACGGGGTGTTTGGTTCCTGGGAGATGCTTTTCCCCCCTTGGAATGGTGCCAAGGGCCCCTTTCATCTCTCAGCACGTGCTTTGCCACACACTCTGTTTGATGTTCTGGCTCCAAGGTGAAACCTGCCCTGCTGGACAAGCTGGAgtgggacaggacaaggagggacATGGCTGGGATGTGCCGGGAGAGGGACTGGAGCTGGCCAGAACGTGACAGGGATCTGGCCAGGACATGGATTGTATCTGGTCAGGACATGGTTTGGGTCTGACCAGAACATGGATTGTATCTGGTCAGGACATGGTTTGGGTCTGACCAGGACATGGTTTGGGTCTGACCAGGACATGGTTTGGGTCTGGTCAGGACATGGTTTGGGTCTGACCAAGACATGGTTTAGATCTGGTCAGGACATGGATTGTATCTGGTCAGGACATGGATTGTATCTGGTCAGGACATGGTTTGGGACTGACCAGGACATGGTTTGGGTCTGACCAGGACATGGTTTGGGTCTGACCAAGACATGGTTTAGATCTGGTCAGGACATGGATTGTATCTGGTCAGGACGTGGTTTGGGTCTGACCAGGACATGGTTTGGGTCTGACCAAGACATGGTTTAGATCTGGTCAGGACATGGATTGTATCTGGTCAGGACATGGATTGTATCTGGTCAGGACATGGATTGCGTCCTTCGCTCCACCCGCGCCCCTCCCGCTCCACCCGCGGGATCGCTGGAGCCGCTATC
This window contains:
- the PROK1 gene encoding prokineticin-1, with amino-acid sequence MGRVLQLLCLLLLLLLPSCPCAVITGACERDPQCGSGTCCAVSLWLRGLRVCTPLGQEGDECHPFSHKVPFLGKRQHHTCPCLPHLLCSRFLGSRFRCSSDFKNIDF